In one Sphingomonas sp. S1-29 genomic region, the following are encoded:
- a CDS encoding NYN domain-containing protein has translation MTDFSNDAPPSGNVALLIDADNASSATIDPVLTVLAELGTVNVRRAYGNWSKPGLKRWAELTMKHGIEPYQQFDITKGKNATDMRMTIDAMDLLFRGRVTGFGLMSSDSDFMPLAMRIRQEGLPVYGFGTQRAPEGFRAACSRFIDLDRLEKDRAQQIDTPLAMETTKGAVSDELVKLLIDAYNASKRDERGYASLNDVGQLAGNRSSFDTRNYGYARLSDLIGDVPNFQVERREGGRVFVKRVR, from the coding sequence ATGACCGACTTTTCAAATGACGCGCCGCCCAGCGGCAATGTCGCGCTGCTCATCGACGCCGACAACGCTTCCTCCGCCACGATCGACCCGGTGCTGACCGTGCTGGCCGAGCTCGGCACCGTCAATGTCCGCCGCGCCTATGGCAATTGGAGCAAGCCCGGGCTCAAGCGCTGGGCCGAGCTGACGATGAAGCACGGGATCGAACCCTATCAGCAGTTCGACATCACCAAGGGCAAGAACGCCACCGACATGCGGATGACGATCGACGCGATGGACCTGCTGTTCCGCGGGCGCGTCACCGGCTTTGGGCTGATGTCGTCAGACAGCGACTTCATGCCGCTGGCGATGCGGATCCGCCAGGAAGGGCTGCCGGTCTATGGCTTCGGCACCCAGCGCGCGCCCGAGGGGTTCCGCGCCGCGTGCAGCCGCTTCATCGACCTCGACCGGCTCGAAAAGGACCGCGCCCAGCAAATCGACACCCCGCTTGCGATGGAAACCACCAAGGGTGCGGTGAGCGACGAGTTGGTGAAGCTGCTGATCGACGCATATAATGCTAGCAAGCGCGATGAGCGGGGATATGCCAGCCTGAACGACGTCGGCCAATTGGCGGGCAATCGTTCGAGCTTCGATACCCGCAATTATGGTTATGCGCGGCTGTCCGACCTGATCGGCGACGTGCCGAACTTCCAGGTCGAGCGGCGCGAAGGCGGCCGCGTGTTTGTAAAACGGGTACGATGA
- a CDS encoding lytic transglycosylase domain-containing protein, with amino-acid sequence MLGSYSKLALVIAGVSGVAVSAHSLAQQARTAPQSAPSWPPRGMATQPLPQQASPMVQPLPAYASDPLTRDINEWKRLQQSDNYSFAEYANFLLAHPGWPGEVSRRSAAETVLDSGATNAPLVVRFFGRFPPLTAAGHTRHAEALMASGQRTQAQAAARAAWRKGSLRNADEARLLGGFPGAIGPADHDARMDALLWQGATSAADRQLALVSPGKRALFAARLAFRKRSPEAATFAAQASESDRQDPGYIADRATWLRASNQSPAARAYLAQPRRLSALPSRVEDWYEVLLQQAQGAAADRQYSTAYDIARQIDDAYPAGTDVSTRPYGERDDYTSLAWLAGQTAMRRLNRPRDAIGMYERYGMASQTPQTRSKGMYWAGRAAEAAGDRTAAQGFYQRAAVFPDLYYGQLSLERMGQPIRRLPAPPTVASVDPAVRAAFQSREVVRAARSLGQMNRPADQGLFLRQIAADATSAEDHILAADLGQSIGRPDLGVMVGRSASTNGHYTQAAFGFPSVAVPGSQASNWTMIHAIARQESQFDRAAVSRVGARGLMQLMPATAREQSGKIGLGYDAGALTSDPSYNIQLGSTYFQRMLSYYGGSYPLAIAAYNAGAGNVNKWLRANGDPRTGAVDWLDWVEDIPYFETKNYVQRVLENAVVYDLMHPDKARSRGPTNLSWYMGKKTPG; translated from the coding sequence ATGCTAGGGTCGTATTCCAAGCTCGCATTGGTCATCGCCGGTGTTTCGGGCGTCGCCGTTTCTGCTCACTCGCTCGCGCAACAGGCGCGAACGGCGCCACAAAGTGCGCCCAGCTGGCCGCCGCGGGGTATGGCGACTCAGCCCTTGCCGCAGCAGGCCAGCCCGATGGTGCAGCCGCTGCCCGCTTATGCCAGCGACCCGCTCACCCGCGACATCAACGAATGGAAGCGGCTGCAGCAGTCGGACAATTATAGTTTCGCCGAATATGCCAATTTCCTGCTCGCGCATCCGGGCTGGCCGGGCGAGGTCAGCCGGCGTTCGGCGGCCGAGACCGTGCTCGACAGCGGTGCGACCAACGCCCCGCTGGTGGTGCGCTTCTTCGGGCGCTTTCCGCCGCTGACCGCGGCGGGCCACACCCGCCACGCCGAAGCGCTGATGGCGAGCGGCCAGCGTACCCAGGCGCAGGCAGCGGCGCGTGCCGCATGGCGCAAGGGATCGCTGCGGAACGCCGACGAGGCCCGGTTGCTCGGTGGTTTCCCCGGCGCGATCGGGCCTGCCGATCACGACGCGCGGATGGATGCGCTGCTGTGGCAGGGTGCGACGAGTGCGGCCGACCGCCAATTGGCGTTGGTATCGCCCGGCAAGCGCGCGCTGTTCGCCGCGCGCCTCGCGTTCCGCAAGCGCTCGCCCGAGGCGGCGACCTTCGCCGCACAAGCGAGCGAGAGCGACCGGCAAGACCCGGGCTATATCGCCGATCGCGCGACCTGGCTGCGCGCCAGCAACCAGTCGCCCGCCGCGCGCGCCTATCTGGCACAACCGCGCCGACTGTCGGCGCTGCCCAGCCGGGTCGAGGATTGGTACGAGGTGCTGCTCCAGCAGGCACAGGGCGCCGCCGCCGATCGCCAGTACAGCACCGCCTATGACATCGCGCGCCAGATCGACGACGCCTATCCGGCGGGCACCGATGTTTCGACGCGCCCCTATGGCGAGCGCGACGATTATACCAGCCTGGCATGGCTGGCGGGGCAAACCGCGATGCGCCGGCTCAATCGGCCGCGCGATGCGATCGGGATGTACGAACGCTATGGCATGGCGTCGCAGACCCCGCAGACGCGATCGAAGGGGATGTATTGGGCGGGCCGCGCTGCCGAGGCGGCGGGCGACCGCACCGCGGCGCAGGGTTTTTACCAGCGCGCGGCGGTATTCCCCGACCTCTATTACGGGCAATTGTCGCTCGAGCGGATGGGGCAGCCGATCCGCCGGCTTCCCGCGCCACCGACCGTGGCTTCGGTCGATCCCGCGGTGCGCGCGGCGTTCCAGAGCCGCGAAGTGGTGCGCGCGGCGCGCTCGCTCGGGCAGATGAACCGTCCTGCCGATCAGGGGCTGTTCCTTCGCCAGATCGCCGCCGACGCCACCAGCGCCGAGGACCATATCCTCGCTGCCGATCTCGGCCAGTCGATCGGGCGCCCCGATCTCGGCGTGATGGTGGGGCGCAGCGCTTCGACCAACGGCCACTACACCCAGGCGGCGTTCGGCTTCCCCAGCGTCGCGGTGCCGGGGTCGCAGGCGTCGAACTGGACGATGATCCACGCGATCGCACGCCAGGAAAGCCAGTTCGACCGCGCGGCGGTCAGCCGTGTCGGCGCGCGCGGGCTGATGCAGTTGATGCCCGCCACCGCGCGCGAGCAATCGGGCAAGATCGGACTCGGCTATGACGCCGGCGCGCTGACCAGCGATCCGAGCTACAATATCCAGCTCGGCTCGACCTATTTCCAGCGGATGCTCAGCTATTATGGCGGCAGCTATCCGCTGGCGATCGCGGCGTACAATGCAGGCGCTGGCAATGTGAACAAATGGCTCCGCGCCAATGGCGATCCGCGTACGGGCGCGGTCGACTGGCTCGATTGGGTCGAGGACATTCCGTATTTCGAGACCAAGAACTACGTTCAGCGCGTGCTCGAAAATGCCGTGGTGTACGACCTGATGCACCCCGACAAAGCGCGGTCGCGCGGGCCGACCAACCTGTCCTGGTATATGGGCAAGAAGACGCCGGGCTGA
- a CDS encoding DUF2062 domain-containing protein, which produces MARKQGDKDWLARTIAANVPTREQLESNRFLRPVAHRVLAPELWRFTRRSVPSGTALGLFVGIFLMIPGIQMAGAALLALPFRANVPVAVAMTFLSNPATTPFILYASLWLGNFLLGRSADASGFMALVNAHAGIAEWAAWLFSEAAPALVLGLFVISAVSALLGYWGALLFWRLRVAAKWKIRHIRHHHE; this is translated from the coding sequence GTGGCGCGCAAGCAGGGCGACAAGGACTGGCTGGCCCGGACCATCGCGGCGAACGTCCCGACGCGCGAACAGCTCGAATCGAATCGCTTCCTACGGCCGGTAGCGCACCGGGTGCTTGCCCCCGAACTGTGGCGCTTCACCCGCCGTTCGGTGCCCAGCGGCACTGCGCTCGGACTGTTCGTCGGCATCTTCCTGATGATCCCCGGCATCCAGATGGCGGGGGCTGCGCTGCTCGCGCTGCCGTTCCGCGCCAATGTGCCCGTCGCGGTGGCGATGACCTTCCTCAGCAACCCCGCCACCACGCCCTTCATTCTCTACGCCTCGCTTTGGCTGGGCAATTTCCTGCTCGGGCGCAGCGCCGACGCCTCGGGGTTCATGGCATTGGTGAACGCGCACGCCGGCATCGCCGAATGGGCCGCGTGGCTGTTCTCCGAAGCCGCGCCCGCGCTAGTGCTGGGGCTGTTCGTGATTTCGGCGGTGTCGGCTTTGCTCGGCTATTGGGGCGCTTTGCTGTTCTGGCGACTGCGCGTCGCCGCCAAGTGGAAGATCCGCCATATTCGCCATCACCACGAGTGA
- the dapA gene encoding 4-hydroxy-tetrahydrodipicolinate synthase, with translation MFSGSIPALATPFLSGRFDEPQYRALIDWQIAQGSSGLVPCGTTGEAATMSIDEHNYVLSVCIDQAAGRVPVIAGCGSNDTSVALEHMRAAKAAGAAAALLVPPYYNRPNQEGVFRHFEKLAREGGLPIVLYNVPARTVTDIQVETMARIVAAFPEVIVGVKDATGVLARVSMQRAACGEGFVQLSGNDDTALAFMAMGGAGCISVTANVAPRLCADFQAACRAGDYTAALALQDRLFPLHSALFSDASPGPVKYALSKVRAGFPDELRLPMTPPCDASKALVDAALEHAGLV, from the coding sequence ATGTTTTCCGGTTCCATCCCGGCGCTCGCCACGCCGTTCCTCTCTGGCCGCTTCGACGAGCCGCAATATCGCGCGCTGATCGACTGGCAGATCGCGCAGGGTTCATCGGGCCTCGTCCCCTGCGGCACCACCGGCGAAGCCGCGACGATGTCGATCGACGAGCATAATTATGTGCTGTCGGTGTGCATCGACCAGGCGGCGGGTCGCGTGCCGGTGATCGCCGGTTGCGGATCGAACGACACCTCGGTCGCGCTCGAACATATGCGCGCCGCCAAGGCGGCGGGCGCGGCGGCGGCGTTGCTGGTGCCGCCTTATTACAACCGCCCCAATCAGGAAGGCGTGTTTCGGCATTTCGAGAAATTGGCGCGCGAGGGCGGGCTGCCGATCGTGCTGTACAACGTCCCCGCGCGTACCGTCACCGACATCCAGGTCGAAACGATGGCGCGGATCGTCGCGGCGTTTCCCGAGGTTATCGTCGGCGTGAAGGACGCGACCGGGGTGCTCGCGCGCGTATCGATGCAGCGCGCTGCCTGCGGCGAGGGCTTCGTCCAGCTGTCGGGCAATGACGACACCGCGCTCGCCTTCATGGCGATGGGCGGGGCAGGGTGTATCTCGGTCACCGCCAATGTCGCGCCGCGCTTGTGCGCCGATTTCCAGGCGGCGTGCAGGGCGGGCGATTATACGGCCGCGTTGGCGCTGCAGGACCGGCTGTTCCCGCTGCATTCGGCGCTGTTCAGCGATGCGTCGCCCGGGCCGGTGAAATATGCGCTGTCGAAGGTGCGCGCTGGATTCCCCGACGAGCTGCGCCTGCCGATGACGCCGCCGTGCGATGCGTCGAAGGCGCTGGTCGATGCCGCGTTGGAGCATGCGGGGCTGGTGTAA
- a CDS encoding response regulator, which produces MASLAPPDPQSPATRVMLIAGGAGVLAALVVFLVLEDWRVAAAFLASGIVLGGTALAFRAARPAPVAPAPTIDWAVANALAAASADALAVTDRDGKLVCANRAYEKLFEGLPTPPNLPIDPAAAAALGTTGRAAWRDGEGEATLTHGGAALDIGIVRAGDDMLVWRFARAADAGSAVDLDPLLGGKVGDRLASAGIMVASLTPQGRVRAANRVLRLRAMGQADAAIEGRDFARFLTTDSSGLLRFEREGAAGNPLRLLQVPISAQDDAPLVVALLDEEESGLPAAIGSNVTAHVRALVSLLPFGMALVDREGRFVHMNDAFVRAAGIAAGPPPLYPGDLVVREDKGALADAIRRFSGGATHSADMQVRLAGRPDEPIALTLAGARGLGEAAVLISLKETGQEGELKRQVAQAIKMQAVGQLAGGVAHDFNNILTAIIGHCDLMLMRHSPGDSDYDDIQQVRANSNRAAALTRQLLAFSRQQTLRPQTLQLPDIISEVSNLLTRLLGETVRLDVKHGRGIGAVRADPGQLEQVVVNLAVNARDAMLAKNPNGGGTLTIETLAITAAEVRRMDDDVLPIGDYSVLRVSDTGTGIPIEALSKIFEPFFTTKEIGKGTGLGLSTVYGIVKQSGGYIFAESPPGQGAVFTIYLPVHTATEAPVKPPPKPVRKADTWGTGTILLVEDEAMVRAVAERALTRQGYKVLTAEHGEAALELLANCDRPDLLISDVVMPMMDGPTMVRHVRARYPDLPILFMSGYAEEQLRRSIDLDHVAFLPKPFSVQQLAEAARAALLND; this is translated from the coding sequence ATGGCATCGCTCGCACCCCCCGACCCGCAATCCCCGGCGACCCGCGTAATGTTGATCGCCGGCGGGGCGGGGGTACTCGCGGCGCTGGTGGTCTTCCTCGTGCTCGAAGACTGGCGCGTCGCCGCCGCCTTCCTCGCCAGCGGCATCGTGCTCGGTGGCACAGCCTTGGCGTTTCGTGCCGCCCGGCCCGCGCCGGTCGCGCCGGCGCCGACGATCGACTGGGCGGTCGCCAACGCGCTTGCGGCCGCGAGCGCCGATGCACTCGCAGTCACCGATCGCGACGGCAAGCTCGTCTGCGCCAACCGCGCCTATGAAAAACTGTTCGAAGGCCTGCCGACCCCGCCCAATCTGCCGATCGATCCCGCCGCCGCGGCGGCGCTCGGCACCACCGGGCGCGCCGCCTGGCGCGATGGCGAGGGCGAGGCGACGCTGACGCATGGCGGTGCGGCACTCGATATCGGCATCGTGCGCGCGGGCGACGACATGCTGGTGTGGCGGTTCGCGCGCGCCGCCGATGCGGGATCGGCGGTCGATCTCGACCCATTGCTCGGCGGAAAGGTCGGCGATCGGCTGGCGAGCGCGGGGATCATGGTCGCGTCGCTCACCCCGCAGGGCCGGGTGCGTGCCGCCAACCGCGTGCTTCGCCTGCGCGCGATGGGGCAGGCCGATGCCGCGATCGAGGGCCGCGATTTCGCGCGCTTCCTCACCACCGACAGCAGCGGGCTGCTGCGCTTCGAGCGCGAAGGCGCCGCGGGCAATCCGCTGCGGCTGCTGCAGGTGCCGATCAGCGCGCAGGACGACGCGCCGCTGGTGGTGGCGCTGCTCGACGAGGAGGAATCGGGGCTTCCCGCGGCGATCGGATCGAACGTCACCGCGCATGTCCGCGCGCTGGTGTCGCTGCTTCCCTTTGGCATGGCGCTGGTCGATCGCGAGGGTCGTTTCGTCCATATGAACGACGCCTTCGTCCGCGCCGCGGGGATCGCGGCGGGTCCGCCGCCGCTCTATCCCGGCGACCTGGTGGTGCGCGAAGACAAGGGTGCGCTCGCCGATGCGATTCGCCGCTTCTCAGGCGGTGCCACGCATTCGGCCGACATGCAGGTGCGGCTTGCGGGCCGCCCCGACGAGCCGATCGCGCTGACGCTCGCGGGCGCGCGCGGCCTGGGCGAGGCCGCAGTGCTCATCAGCCTCAAGGAAACGGGGCAGGAGGGCGAGCTCAAACGCCAGGTCGCGCAGGCGATCAAGATGCAGGCGGTCGGCCAGCTTGCGGGTGGCGTCGCGCACGACTTCAACAACATCCTCACCGCGATCATCGGCCATTGCGACCTGATGCTGATGCGTCATTCGCCCGGCGACAGCGATTATGACGACATCCAGCAGGTCCGCGCCAATTCGAACCGCGCCGCCGCGCTGACCCGGCAATTGCTCGCCTTCTCGCGCCAGCAGACGCTGCGGCCGCAAACGTTGCAATTGCCCGACATCATTTCGGAAGTGTCGAACCTGCTCACCCGGCTGCTCGGTGAGACCGTGCGGCTCGACGTCAAGCATGGTCGCGGAATCGGTGCGGTGCGCGCCGATCCGGGGCAGCTCGAACAGGTCGTCGTCAATCTGGCGGTGAACGCGCGCGACGCGATGCTTGCCAAGAACCCCAATGGCGGCGGGACGCTCACGATCGAAACGCTCGCGATCACCGCCGCCGAGGTCCGCCGGATGGACGACGACGTGCTGCCGATCGGCGATTATTCGGTGCTGCGCGTCAGCGATACCGGCACCGGCATCCCGATCGAGGCGCTGTCGAAGATCTTCGAACCCTTCTTCACTACCAAGGAGATCGGCAAGGGCACCGGGCTCGGGCTTTCGACGGTGTATGGCATCGTCAAGCAATCGGGCGGCTATATCTTTGCCGAATCGCCGCCGGGGCAGGGGGCGGTCTTCACGATCTACCTCCCCGTCCACACCGCGACCGAGGCGCCGGTGAAGCCGCCCCCCAAGCCGGTGCGCAAGGCCGATACCTGGGGCACCGGCACGATCCTGCTGGTCGAGGACGAAGCGATGGTGCGCGCGGTCGCCGAGCGCGCGCTGACGCGGCAGGGCTATAAGGTGCTCACCGCCGAACATGGCGAGGCCGCACTCGAGCTGCTCGCCAATTGCGACCGCCCCGATCTGCTGATCTCCGACGTGGTGATGCCGATGATGGATGGCCCGACGATGGTGCGCCATGTGCGTGCGCGCTATCCCGACCTGCCGATCCTGTTCATGTCGGGCTATGCAGAGGAGCAGTTGCGACGCTCGATCGACCTCGACCATGTCGCGTTTCTGCCCAAGCCCTTTTCGGTCCAGCAGCTCGCCGAGGCGGCGCGCGCTGCGTTGCTAAACGATTGA
- a CDS encoding M13 family metallopeptidase codes for MRITALSAALLAGAATLAGCATTTASAPDTAAAQSPAAQPAAAPRYGAFGFDAAGMDQSVAPGDDFYEYANGGWGKATPIPADKSNYGLFNVLDDQAREQTRAILEEQKGIAGSKIGTAYATYLDQAAIDAKGLAPIQPWLTKIKTVRDKPGYAALVAEAQRNGVDGPIGTYVGIDDKNPTSYAVNMGQSGLGMPDRDYYLSADAKQVETRAAYLAYLTKLLTLAGEANPAQRAAAILAFETGIARVHWTRTESRDSEKTYNKTSLADLARTAPGFDFARYLQAAGTPVDTLIVAQPSAIAGTAKLIAATPIQVLQDQLIVRSLENFSGSLPSEIDRTVFAFTGTTLAGTPEQEPRWKRAVNFTNRALSDEVSKLYVDRHFPASTKAAADELVKNVIVAFDKRIDKLDWMDPATKVKAKAKLAAFTPKIGYPDQWRDYSSLDIRSGDAFGNALRANHWAYQDNISKLGQPIRKWEWGMTPMTVNAYANFGMVEIVFPAAILQPPFFDPNADPAVNYGGIGAVIGHELSHHFDDQGSKYDLEGRLTTWWTPQDVARFKQRSQAVVAQYAAYEGMPGVKVNGELTLGENIADLAGLTMAYDAYQASLGGKPAPVIEGFTGDQRFHLGWAQLWRRNYRDAELRRRLLTDPHSPSEQRVAVVRNLDPWYAAYDVKPGAQLYLAPKDRISIW; via the coding sequence ATGCGTATCACCGCCCTGTCCGCAGCATTGCTCGCGGGCGCCGCCACCCTTGCCGGTTGTGCCACCACCACCGCTTCCGCACCCGACACCGCCGCAGCGCAGTCGCCTGCCGCGCAACCGGCCGCCGCGCCGCGCTACGGCGCGTTCGGCTTCGATGCCGCCGGAATGGACCAGTCGGTGGCGCCCGGCGACGATTTCTACGAATATGCCAATGGCGGCTGGGGCAAGGCCACGCCGATCCCCGCCGATAAATCGAACTATGGCCTGTTCAACGTCCTCGACGACCAGGCGCGCGAACAGACCCGCGCGATCCTCGAGGAGCAGAAGGGCATCGCCGGATCGAAGATCGGCACCGCCTATGCGACCTATCTCGACCAGGCGGCGATCGACGCCAAGGGCTTGGCGCCGATCCAGCCCTGGCTCACCAAGATCAAGACCGTCCGCGACAAGCCGGGCTATGCCGCGCTGGTAGCCGAGGCGCAGCGCAACGGCGTCGACGGCCCGATCGGCACCTATGTCGGCATCGACGACAAGAACCCGACCAGCTACGCGGTCAATATGGGCCAGTCGGGGCTCGGCATGCCCGATCGCGATTATTATCTCTCGGCCGACGCCAAGCAGGTCGAGACGCGCGCCGCCTATCTCGCCTACCTCACCAAGCTGCTGACGCTGGCGGGCGAAGCGAACCCGGCCCAGCGCGCCGCCGCGATCCTGGCGTTCGAAACCGGCATCGCGCGGGTCCACTGGACGCGCACCGAAAGCCGCGACAGCGAGAAGACCTACAACAAGACCAGCCTTGCCGATCTGGCGCGCACCGCGCCGGGCTTCGACTTCGCGCGCTATCTGCAGGCCGCGGGCACCCCGGTCGATACGCTGATCGTCGCGCAGCCGAGCGCGATCGCGGGTACCGCCAAGCTGATCGCCGCGACCCCGATCCAGGTGCTGCAGGACCAGCTGATCGTCCGCTCGCTCGAGAATTTCTCGGGCAGCCTGCCGAGCGAAATCGACCGCACCGTCTTCGCCTTCACCGGCACCACGCTCGCCGGCACCCCCGAGCAGGAGCCGCGCTGGAAACGCGCGGTGAACTTCACCAACCGCGCGCTGTCGGACGAGGTCAGCAAGCTCTATGTCGACCGCCACTTCCCCGCCTCGACCAAGGCGGCGGCCGACGAGCTCGTCAAGAACGTGATCGTCGCGTTCGACAAGCGGATCGACAAGCTCGACTGGATGGACCCCGCGACCAAGGTGAAGGCCAAGGCCAAGCTCGCCGCCTTCACCCCCAAGATCGGCTATCCCGATCAGTGGCGTGATTATTCGTCGCTCGACATCCGTTCGGGCGACGCGTTCGGCAACGCGCTGCGCGCCAATCACTGGGCGTATCAGGACAATATCTCGAAGCTCGGCCAGCCGATCCGCAAATGGGAATGGGGCATGACCCCGATGACGGTGAACGCCTATGCCAATTTCGGCATGGTCGAGATCGTCTTCCCCGCCGCGATCCTCCAGCCGCCTTTCTTCGATCCCAATGCCGATCCCGCGGTCAATTATGGCGGCATCGGCGCGGTGATCGGGCATGAACTCAGCCATCACTTCGACGATCAGGGGTCGAAATACGACCTTGAGGGCCGGCTGACGACCTGGTGGACGCCGCAGGACGTCGCGCGCTTCAAGCAGCGTTCGCAGGCGGTGGTCGCGCAATATGCGGCCTATGAAGGCATGCCCGGCGTCAAGGTGAACGGCGAACTGACCCTCGGCGAGAACATCGCCGATCTGGCAGGCCTCACCATGGCCTATGACGCCTATCAGGCATCGCTTGGCGGCAAGCCTGCACCGGTGATTGAGGGCTTCACCGGCGACCAGCGCTTCCATCTCGGCTGGGCGCAATTGTGGCGCCGCAACTATCGCGACGCCGAGCTTCGCCGCCGCTTGCTGACCGATCCGCATTCGCCCTCGGAACAGCGCGTCGCGGTCGTGCGCAACCTCGATCCCTGGTATGCGGCGTATGACGTGAAGCCAGGGGCGCAGCTGTATCTGGCGCCGAAGGATCGTATCTCGATCTGGTGA
- a CDS encoding fasciclin domain-containing protein: MPEGTAPMAAGETSAQETANPMVGGAAMYANKTIVENAVNSPDHTTLVAAVKAAGLVDTLSGPGPFTVFAPTNAAFAKLPAGTVETLVKPENKATLTSILTYHVVSGAVSAADVAALVAAGGGSATVPTVQGGSLTFRQAGSGYTVTDTKGGTANITIADVRQSNGMIHVVDGVLMP, translated from the coding sequence ATGCCCGAGGGCACCGCGCCGATGGCGGCGGGCGAAACCAGCGCGCAGGAAACCGCCAACCCGATGGTGGGCGGCGCGGCGATGTACGCCAACAAGACGATCGTCGAGAACGCAGTGAACTCGCCCGACCACACCACGCTGGTCGCAGCGGTTAAGGCGGCCGGGCTGGTCGATACGCTAAGCGGCCCCGGTCCCTTCACGGTGTTCGCACCGACCAACGCCGCCTTCGCCAAGCTGCCCGCGGGCACCGTCGAAACCCTGGTGAAGCCCGAGAACAAGGCGACGCTGACCAGCATCCTGACCTATCACGTCGTCTCGGGTGCGGTCTCGGCGGCCGATGTCGCGGCGCTCGTGGCAGCCGGCGGCGGCAGCGCCACGGTTCCGACGGTCCAGGGTGGATCGCTCACCTTCCGCCAGGCAGGCAGCGGCTACACCGTGACCGACACCAAGGGCGGCACCGCGAACATCACGATCGCCGATGTCCGCCAGTCGAACGGGATGATCCATGTGGTGGATGGCGTGTTGATGCCATGA
- a CDS encoding response regulator, translating into MTERQRILIVEDEPLIAMMLEDFLDALDRDVAGTAETVTAALELVNAGGVDAAILDVNLRGGEKSWPVADALAAAGIPFVLATGGDVLANDHRDRPVLSKPFTMDGVEKALDSL; encoded by the coding sequence ATGACCGAACGCCAGCGTATCCTCATCGTCGAGGACGAGCCCCTGATTGCCATGATGCTCGAGGATTTCCTCGACGCACTCGACCGCGATGTTGCGGGAACCGCCGAGACCGTGACCGCGGCGCTCGAGCTGGTGAACGCCGGCGGCGTCGACGCCGCGATCCTCGATGTGAACCTGCGCGGCGGCGAGAAGAGCTGGCCGGTCGCCGACGCGCTGGCGGCGGCGGGGATTCCCTTCGTGCTGGCAACCGGGGGCGACGTGCTGGCCAACGATCATCGCGACCGCCCGGTTTTGTCCAAGCCGTTCACGATGGACGGCGTCGAAAAGGCGCTCGATTCGCTTTAA
- the smpB gene encoding SsrA-binding protein SmpB, which produces MARPRPIEFDKVKTVAENRRARFEYFIDDVYEAGIALTGTEVKALRGGEGTIAEAYAEVKGDEIWLVNANIPEFSHGNRFNHEPKRPRKLLLKERQINKLHGAVAREGMTLVPLSVYFNAQGRAKVELALAKGKKTHDKRETIKDRDWKRDQQRILRDRG; this is translated from the coding sequence ATGGCCCGCCCCCGTCCCATCGAATTCGACAAAGTGAAGACCGTCGCCGAGAACCGGCGCGCACGCTTCGAATATTTCATCGACGACGTGTACGAGGCAGGCATCGCGCTGACCGGTACCGAGGTCAAGGCGCTGCGCGGCGGTGAGGGCACGATCGCCGAAGCCTATGCCGAGGTGAAGGGCGACGAGATCTGGCTGGTCAACGCCAACATCCCCGAGTTTAGCCACGGCAACCGCTTCAACCACGAGCCCAAGCGCCCGCGCAAATTGCTGCTGAAGGAGCGCCAGATCAACAAGCTCCACGGCGCGGTCGCCCGCGAGGGGATGACGCTGGTGCCGCTCAGCGTCTATTTCAACGCGCAGGGCCGCGCCAAGGTCGAGCTGGCGCTCGCCAAGGGCAAGAAGACCCACGACAAGCGCGAAACGATCAAGGATCGCGACTGGAAGCGCGACCAGCAACGCATCTTGCGCGACCGCGGCTAA
- the greB gene encoding transcription elongation factor GreB, which yields MMDRPNYITPAGYSALMAEYDALLSGERPKLVEVISWAAGNGDRSENGDYIYGRKRLREIDRRLGFLSRRMKAAKVVDPARQPDRDRVWFGATVTLADEDDAERVLTLVGDDETDAAAGLIGWNSPIARAVRGATLGDVRRVMLPAGEREYEVVAITYPPCPADVATDA from the coding sequence ATGATGGATCGCCCCAACTACATCACCCCTGCAGGCTATTCGGCGCTGATGGCCGAATATGACGCGCTGCTCAGCGGCGAACGGCCCAAGCTCGTCGAGGTCATCTCCTGGGCGGCGGGCAATGGCGACCGCTCGGAAAACGGCGATTATATCTATGGCCGCAAACGGCTGCGCGAGATCGACCGGCGGCTGGGTTTCCTGTCGCGGCGGATGAAGGCGGCGAAGGTGGTCGATCCCGCGCGCCAGCCCGATCGCGACCGCGTGTGGTTCGGCGCGACGGTGACGCTCGCCGACGAAGACGATGCCGAGCGCGTGCTGACGCTGGTGGGCGACGACGAAACCGATGCCGCCGCTGGGCTGATAGGCTGGAACTCGCCGATCGCCCGCGCGGTCCGCGGCGCGACGCTCGGCGATGTCCGCCGCGTCATGCTCCCGGCGGGCGAGCGCGAATATGAAGTCGTGGCGATCACCTATCCTCCCTGCCCTGCCGATGTTGCCACCGACGCTTAA